A DNA window from Arachis hypogaea cultivar Tifrunner chromosome 18, arahy.Tifrunner.gnm2.J5K5, whole genome shotgun sequence contains the following coding sequences:
- the LOC112770433 gene encoding uncharacterized protein — protein sequence MDFVLVQTGTGSEVAPPVLGGGAVATESRQQQRSPPRDATQTHERRPFGGTGDNHARIMQELRHRMQDLERRLAERERDQRSPERSPTRSRSRSRSRRTPSPQYESESTGERVRPRRRSRDPIIYARHERRRASNRGNEEAHRENNESRRTARGPVIIGATPFHRSVLEVRLPKHFDKPTDMKYDGTQDPLEHLTAFEARMNLEGVGDEVRCRAFPVTLAGPAIRWFNNLPQGSVTQFSDISHAFLAQFTTRIVKAKHPINLLGVTQRPGEPTRKYLDRFNDECLEIDGLTDSVASLCLTNGLSNEDFRKHLTTKPVWTMQEIQGVAKEYINDEEVSRVVAANKRQPAYNQPRHFEARERPKEHAKDGGPSKPSKPFPRDALEQAIRDGKLADFSHLIREPRRRNRDNDNEDRSRPTRRRQEPEGDDHGLTVVNVVTARNTAPRSKSAQKKDAKILAVSTPPVRSLKGLPPISFGPEDQWFDEVPESPPMVITARVGTGLVKRILVDTGADSNIMFRNVFDALGLRDSDLTTHQHGVVGLGDHFIKPDGIITLPTSVGQGQRRRTIMADFVILRDSTAYNIILGRKTINDLGAAISTKLLVMKFITDDGSVGSLRGDLETAVACDHASLSLRKKSKEASG from the exons ATGGATTTCGTGCTGGTCCAGACTGGGACAGGTTCCGAGGTAGCGCCCCCCGTACTCGGGGGAGGCGCCGTCGCGACGGAATCCCGGCAACAGCAACGGTCTCCCCCGAGGGATGCGACGCAGACTCACGAGAGACGCCCCTTCGGGGGGACGGGTGATAACCACGCCAGGATAATGCAAGAACTACGCCACAGAATGCAGGACTTAGAGCGCAGGCTAGCAGAAAGAGAGCGCGACCAACGCTCCCCAGAGCGGAGCCCCACCCGTTCCCGTTCGAGGAGCCGCTCGAGGCGCACGCCGAGCCCCCAATACGAGTCGGAGAGCACGGGGGAACGGGTACGCCCCAGAAGAAGAAGTCGCGACCCCATTATCTACGCCCGACACGAAAGGCGGCGCGCGTCGAACAGAGGCAACGAGGAAGCCCACCGCGAGAACAATGAGTCGAGAAGAACTGCCCGAGGACCTGTCATAATAGGAGCGACCCCTTTCCACCGCTCTGTACTCGAGGTCCGACTACCAAAACACTTCGACAAGCCGACAGACATGAAGTATGACGGAACGCAAGACCCCCTGGAACACctgacggcctttgaggccaggatgaacttaGAAGGGGTGGGAGATGAGGTCAGATGTCGCGCTTTCCCGGTCACCTTAGCGGGCCCGGCAATACGGTGGTTTAACAACCTCCCACAAGGCTCGGTGACCCAATTCTCTGACATTAGCCACGCCTTCTTGGCTCAGTTCACAACTAGGATTGTCAAAGCCAAACACCCAATCAATTTACTGGGGGTGACCCAGAGACCCGGAGAGCCGACCAGGAAGTACCTGGACCGTTTTAACGACGAGTGCTTGGAAATTGACGGTCTGACGGACTCAGTGGCAAGTTTGTGCTTAACAAACGGGCTCTCGAATGAGGATTTCAGGAAACACCTCACCACGAAGCCCGTCTGGACGATGCAAGAGATCCAGGGCGTGGCCAAAGAATACATTaatgacgaggaagtcagccgggttgtggctgccaataaacggcagcccgCCTACAACCAACCCCGACACTTCGAAGCCAgagaaagaccaaaggaacacGCCAAGGACGGCGGTCCGAGTAAACCATCCAAACCGTTCCCCCGA GATGCCCTCGAGCAAGCTATCAGGGACGGCAAACTTGCCGACTTCTCCCACCTTATAAGGGAACCAAGGAGACGCAACCGAGACAACGATAACGAGGACAGATCCCGACCAACAAGACGACGACAGGAGCCAGAGGGTGACGACCACGGTCTCACGGTGGTAAACGTGGTGACGGCCAGGAATACCGCCCCGAGGTCGAAATCGGCGCAGAAGAAAGATGCCAAGATCTTAGCGGTCTCCACCCCACCTGTTAGAAGTCTTAAGGGTCTCCCACCTATCTCTTTCGGCCCGGAGGACCAATGGTTCGACGAAGTGCCGGAAAGTccgcccatggtcatcacggctaGGGTCGGAACTGGCCTCGTCAAACGAATCTTGGTAGACACGGGGGcagactcaaacatcatgttccgaaACGTTTTCGATGCCCTGGGACTGAGAGATTCCGACCtgacgacccaccagcacggtgtggtagggttAGGAGACCACTTCATTAAGCCAGACGGAATCATCACACTCCCGACCTCTGTGGGACAAGGGCAAAGACGAAGGACAATCATGGCAGACTTTGTAATATTACGAGATTCGACGGCCTataacatcatcctggggagaaagACCATTAACGACTTGGGGGCAGCTATCAGTACGAAACTACTGGTGATGAAGTTCATCACCGATGATGGATCCGTGGGATCCCTCCGGGGCGActtggaaacggcagtcgcttgcgaccaTGCCAGCCTCTCTCTCAGGAAAAAATCCAAGGAGGCGTCAGGGTAG